A segment of the Collimonas fungivorans genome:
TGCCGATCACGCCGCCGGCCAGGATCGCCCGGTGCGGGGTCTGGAAGCGCGGATGGATCTTGGCGAAATAGCCAGGCAGGTAGCCGTCGCGCGCCAGCGCAAAAATCTGCCGCGAATAACCGAGGATGATGCCGTGGAACGATGCGATCAGGCCGAACAGGCCGAGCCAGACCAGCATGTGCAGCCAGCTGCTGTGTTCGCCGACGATCAGTTTCATCGCTTGCGGCAGCGGATCGTTGATGTTGGCCAGCTTGGTCCAGTCGCCGGCGCCGCCGGCAAACACCATGACGCCGATGGCCAGCAGCACCAGGGTGATGATGCCGGTGATATAGGCGATCGGGATAGAGCGTTTCGGATCCTTGGCTTCTTCGGCGGCCATCGCCACACCTTCGATCGCCAGGAAAAACCAGATGGCGAACGGGATGGCGGCAAACATGCCGGGAATGGAAGCCAGGCTGAAATTGTCCTGGCCGGACCAGCCGCCCTTGGTGAAATGCGCAATCGAAAATCCCGGCGAGACTACGCCCATGAACACTAGCAGTTCGAAGATCGCCAGCAAGGTCACGCACAGTTCAAACATGGCGGCGATCTGCACGCCGACGATATTCAGCGCCATGAACACCACATAGGCGCCGACCGCGGCGGTCTTCGGATCGAGCGATGGAAACTGGACGTTGAGATAGGCGCCGATCGCCAGCGCAATTGCCGGCGGCGCAAACACGAACTCGATCAGGGTGGCGGCGCCGGCAAAATAGCCGCCCAGCGGCCCGAAGGCTTTTTTGCTGTAGGCGAACGGGCCGCCGGCATGCGGGATGGAGGTGGTCAGTTCGGTGAAGCTGAAGATGAACGCAGTGTACATGGCGGCGATGAACAGCGCCGTCACGGTGAAGCCGAGCGTGCCGGCCGAAGCCCAGCCATAGCTCCAGCCGAAATATTCACCCGAAATCACCAGGCCGACGGCGATCCCCCATAGCTGTATCGTGCCCAGGGTCTGTTTCAAGGCGGGGGCTGCGCTGGCGCCTGAGCCGGTTTTTGCATTCATGAGGCTTCTCCACGGGATAGGTGCACGAAAATCGAAAGAAAAGGTTCCAGATCACACGCTACTGCGCTTCTGCTGCGCCACTTTGGGCAGCGTGCAGGCGAAAGCGGTGCATATCTGTTGTCGGCTCGGCAAGCTGCGATTGCAGCCTGGTCTTGCAGGCACGCAAGAGCAATACAAAAGCAAAATACGTGCCTTTGTGGTGCACAATTATTCGGCGGCTTGTTCGCCCAGCAGTAGCGGGGCTGCGGCCAGCAGCGCATATTCGTCGTCGCTGAACAGTCGCGAACGGCTCAGGAAGCGCCGCCCGCTGCCGTTGTCGACAGAAAACATGCCGCCGTTGCCTGCCACCACATCGATGATCAGCTGGGTATGTTTCCAGTATTCGAACTGGTCGGCGCCGATATAAAACGGCGTACCGTCCAGGTCGCCGAGATAGACGTCGGCATCGCCGACCTGGAAATCGCCGATGGCGTAGCACATGGGCGAACTGCCGTCGCAGCAGCCGCCGGATTGAAAGAACATGAGAGGGCCATGTTTTTGCCTGAGCTGCTGCAGGAATTCCAGTGCGGCGCCGGTGGCGCTGACGCGGGCGGGGATGGCGGGCATGATGTGTGGTCGCTGGCGAAGGGATAAGGCGATGCTGGCTCCTGCCCGGTGCAGATGGGGCAGGAGCCAGCGCGTTTAGAAAAAGCCCAGTGCGTTCGGGCTGTAGCTGACCAGCAGGTTCTTGGTTTGCTGGTAATGATCCAGCATCATCTTGTGGTTTTCGCGGCCTATGCCCGACTGCTTGTAGCCGCCGAATGCCGCATGGGCCGGATACAGGTGGTAGCAGTTGGTCCATACCCGGCCGGCCTGGATCCCGCGTCCCATGCGGAAGGCGCGCGAGCCGTCGCGGGTCCACAAGCCTGCGCCCAGGCCGTACAAGGTGTCGTTGGCCAGCGCCAGCGCTTCTTCTTCATCCTTGAAGGTGGTGACGGACAATACCGGGCCGAAGATTTCTTCCTGGAAGATGCGCATCTTGTTGTTGCCTTCGAAGACTGTCGGTTCGACGTAGTAGCCGGCATCGAAATCGCCGCCCAGCTGCTTGCGCACGCCGCCGGTGAGCAGCTTGGCGCCTTCCTGCTTGCCGATGTCGATGTAGGACAGGATTTTTTCCAGCTGTTCCTGCGAAGCCTGGGCGCCGATCATGGTGGCGCTGTCGAGCGGGTTGCCTTGCTTGATGGCTTTGACCCGTTTTAGTGCGCGCTCCATGAAACGCTCGTAGATCGACTCCTGGATCAGCGCGCGCGACGGGCAGGTGCAGACCTCGCCCTGGTTCAAGGCGAACATGGCAAAACCTTCCAGGCACTTGTCGAAAAACGCGTCGTCCTGATCCATCACGTCGGCAAAGAATACATTCGGCGATTTGCCGCCCAGTTCCAGCGTCACCGGGATGATGTTTTGCGAGGCATATTGCATGATCAGGCGGCCGGTAGTGGTTTCGCCGGTGAAGGCGATCTTGGCGATGCGTTTGCTGGAGGCCAGCGGCTTGCCGGCTTCGAGGCCGAAGCCGTTGACGATGTTAAGCACGCCGGGCGGCAGCAGATCCTGCACCAGCTCGACCCAGACCATGATCGAGGCCGGCGTCTGCTCAGCCGGTTTCAGCACCACGCAATTGCCGGCGGCCAGCGCCGGCGCCAGTTTCCAGACCGCCATCAGGATCGGAAAATTCCATGGGATGATCTGGCCTACCACGCCGAGCGGCTCGTGGAAATGATAGGCATAGGTCTGGTCGTCGATGGTGGCGACCGAACCTTCCTGGGCGCGGATGCAGGCCGCGAAGTAACGAAAATGGTCGATCGCCAGCGGAATGTCGGCGGCCGTGGTTTCGCGTATCGGCTTGCCGTTGTCTATGGTTTCGGCAATCGCCAGCAATTCCAGGTTGGCTTCCATGCGGTCGGCGATCTTGTTCAGGATGTTGGCGCGTTCGGCCGGCGAGGTCTTGCCCCAAGCGGCTTTGGCGGCGTGCGCCGCGTCCAGCGCCAGTTCGATGTCTTCGGCGCCGGAGCGGGCGATTTCACAGAAGGTCTTGCCGATCACCGGGCTGACGTTCTCGAAATATTCACCCTTGACCGGCGCCACGAACTTGCCGCCGATGAAATTGTCATAACGTTGCTTGAACGGATTGCGAGTGGCTAGCTTGCTGATGTCTGCGAGATTCATGTCGTCCTCTGGCTTGGAATGAGTGAGTGGGGTTCAGCGCTACAAACTGCATCTGTCATTGCGCAACGAATGTGCCAGTGCCGCGCCGGTGCGGCGGCGGCTCGGACGGGATCTCCTGGAGCCTTGCCTGGCGCGGCTTGCGAAGGATGGAGTGGTTGGCGATGGCGGATTGGACAACAGTCTGGTATTTTAAAAGCACACGACAACTGTTCCGTTTCTGAACAGTGGCTGAGCACAGTTGCTGCAAAAGGTGTCAGTGCGTGCCAGTGTTATTCCCAGTGCATTCGGAGAAAATGCATTAAGCTAAAGATTGGCAAATTGGCAGCTCAGGAGACTATGGTCAGGCCTTGCCGCCAGCTGGCAAGACACCATTCAACCGACAGCAATCTTCAGGGAAGATTTCATGCAAAACAAGATAATGACATTGGCATTGCAGGGCGGGGGTTCGCATGGGGCGTTCACCTGGGGCGCGCTGGACCGCCTGCTGGAAGATCCCAGGATAGAAATCGAGGGCATCAGCGGCGCCAGCGCCGGCGCCATGAACGCGGTGGCGATGAGTTACGGCCTGGCGATCGGCGGCCGCGACGGCGCGCGCCAGGCGCTGGCCGATTTCTGGGATAGCGTCAGCACCCGCGATCTCTACAGTTTCATGCGGCCGGACGCCCTGAGCGAGGCCGGCATCGCTTCGCAGGCTACTTCCTCGGCGCTGCTCAAGCACATGTTCTCCGTGACCAGGATGTTTTCGCCGTACCAGCTCAATCCGTTTGACCTGAATCCCTTGCGCGACATCCTCGGCAAGCAGATCGACTTCGAACGCTTGCAGGCGGAAGGCAAGGTCAAACTGTTCATCGCCGCCACCCAGGTCAGCACCGGCCGCCTGCGCATCTTCCGCAATGACGACTTGACGCAGGACGCCTTGCTGGCGTCGGCCTGCCTGCCGTCGATGCACCACGCGGTCGAGATCGACGGCGAGGCCTATTGGGACGGCGGGCTGACCGCCAATCCGCCGATTTTTCCGCTGCTGCATCTGTGCAACTCACCCGATGTGCTGGCGGTGCTGCTGCACCCGTTCCGCCGGCCGCTGACGCCTACCGGCACCGACGAGATCGGCCAGCGCCTGAGCGAGATCAGTTTCAGCTCGACCTTCTTTACCGAGCTGGGCGGGCTGGCGCTGGCCAAGCGCGAGACCGAGGCCGATCCGAAGGCACGCGGCAAAATGCACGACCGGCTCAAGGAGCTGCGCATCCATGTGATCGATTCGGATGCCTTGATGAGCCAGCTGAGCTCGGCCAGCAAGCTGAACACCAAAGCCTCTTTCATCCATGCTTTGCGCGACGCCGGCAGGGCGCGCGCAGAACTCTGGCTGACCGAGAAATTTTCCGGCGCCGATCTGCAATCGAATTTCGACCTCGACCAATTCCTGGCCTGATACCCATGAAACTATCCCGTTCAGAATTCCTTGCCCTGCGCGGCTTGCGCTATCACATACGCCACTGGGGCCGCGCCGGCGCCCCGAAAATCTTCATGATGCACGGCTGGATGGACGTATCGGCCTCATTCCAGTTCGTGGTTGATTGCCTGCAGCGCGACTGGCATGTGATCGCGCCGGACTGGCGCGGCTTCGGCCTGACAGAAGGGCCTCCGGTGGAGAGCTACTGGTTCCCCGATTACCTGGCCGACCTCGACGCCATCTTGCAGCATTATTCAGCCGACGCGCCGGTCAACCTGCTCGGCCACAGCATGGGTGGTTATGCCGTGGGCCTGTATGCCGGCACCCGGCCGCAGCGGATCAAGGCGCTGATCAACCTGGAAGGTTTCGGCGGCGAACACCTGTCGGCCGAGCTGGCGCCGGCGCGTTACGCCAAATGGCTGGACCAGCTGATTGAAGCGGCTGCGTTGCTGAGCTACCCGGACCTGGCAGCGGTCGCCGCGCGCCTGCAGAAGACCAATCTGCGCCTGGACGACCAGCGGGCGGCGTTCCTGGCCCAGCACTGGTCGCGCCAGAACGACCTGGGGCGCTGGGAGATCCTGGCCGATCCTGCGCACAAGATCATCAACCCGGTGCTGCCGCGGGTGGAGGAAATGCTGGCCTGCTGGCGCGCCACCACGGCGCCGGTGTTATGCGTCGAGGCGGAATTTACCAACATGTGGCAGTGGATGGGCGGCAAGGATGTCATGCGCGGCGAGATCGACAGCCGTATCGCCATGCTGCCGCACGCCAGGACCGCGGTGGTCGCCAATGCAGGGCACATGCTGCACCACGACCAGCCGCAGGCACTGGCGACACTGATTGAACAGTTCCTGCTCTCGTAGGGTGGGCACGCTTTTGTGCCCACGCGGGAACTCACACCACGTACATGCCATTCCGACGCCACGCAGGCATGTACTCCGGCTATCGCGGTCACGCGTGGGCACAAAAGCGTGCCCACCCTACCGGGCTGACTGCCGTTGTCGTTCGCGCAGTTCCTCGATTCAGCAGTGGCTTTCCTCGAAGGCATTGATCAGCCTGATCATGTCGTCCATGCGGCTCTGTTCCTGCGTTGTGGTGCGGCGGTTCCACAGGATGTCGAATTCAACCACGGTCAGGTGGTATTGGATTTCGCTCAGCTCGTCTATCTCGCCGATAGCGCCGGCATTCATTTCTTGCTCAAACATGTGTACCTCCTGACATGCAGATCAATGTCAAATTTTCGACAACAGCTTATGCAGCAATTCTTTCAGCTTGCTGGTTTCGTCCTGGCTGAAATCCGCCAGGAGCTGGTCCAGCACATGGGTGATGCATTCGATCAGTTTCGGGTAAATCGACCAGCCGGCTGCGGTCAGTTCGAGCGTGATTGCGCGGCTGTTCCGCGGCGAACGCAGCCGCGTCACCAGGCCTTTCCTTTCCAGCCGCCTGACCATGCGCGTCATCGCGCCGGGATCGTAAGCCAGCAATTTGCACAGCGCCGCGATCGACTCTGTGCGCGAGTTGGCCAGGTTGACGATGATCACGTACTGCGCCGCCGTAATATCCAGCACCTGCAATTCCCGGTTCAGCGCGTCCAGGATCGCGCCGTGTGCGTGTTCCATCAAGGCATCCAGGCCGGCGGCGGATTGCCGCTGTTGCCGGAGATGGGTTAGGGTAGCCATGGCAGCTTGATGGTTTCGTTAGTGCGCCGCCGAGGTGTCGGCAACGCGTTTGGGTTTCGGCGCGAACCATACCGCGGTCGCCGCCAGCAGGAATGACAGCGCCGCCATCATGAAAATATGGTTGGTCGACAGCATGATGCTTTGCGACTGCACGGTCTGCTCGATGCTGAGCCGCGCCTGTTCCGCGCTCAGGCCGGACTGCACCAGGGTATTGCTGGCATTGCCGGCCTGGTCGACCAGGCCCGACAGTTCGGCGTGATAATAGATCGCCTTGTTTTCCCAGCTGGTGTTGACCAGCGAAGTAGCGATGGCGCCCGACATGGTGCGGCAAAAACTCATCAGGCCGGCGGCGGAAGCAGTCTCGGAAAAATTGACGCTGCTCAGCGCCAGCCCTGTCAGCGGCACGAAGAACAGCGGCATGCCTATGCCTTGCAGCAGCAGCGGCCAGCCGATCTGGAAGGTGGTCATGTCGGTGCTGTTGAAGCTGCGCAGCAAGGTCACCGAACCGAGCCACAGCACACCCAGGCACACCAGCTTGCGCGGATCGACTTTGGTCGACAGCTTGGCGACGAAGGGCGCGGTCATGACCGCCAGGATGCCGCTCAGGGCGGTGGTCTGGCCGGAGTGGGTAGCGGTGTAGCCCATGTAGCCCTGCAGCCACAGCGGCGTCAGCACGGTGGCGCCGAAGAAGGCGCCGAACGCCAGGCAGATGGTGATCACGCTGGCCGAATAGCCGCGGTGCCGGAACACCCGCAGGTCGACCACCGGATTGCGTTCGGTCAGTTCCCAGATCAGGAAGGCGATGAAGCCGATGATGGCGATCAGCGCCAGCGCCATGATTTCAGGCGAAGCGAACCAGTCTTTTTCCTTGCCCTGGTCCAGCATCAGCTGCAGGGCGGCGACCCAGACGATCATCAGTCCCATGCCGACTTTGTCGATAGGTACTTTTACCAGCGACGACTCGTAGCGCTTGAACATTTTCCAGCCGAGGTAACCGCAGATCAGCGCCACCGGCACGTTGATGTAGAAAATGTAGGGCCAGCTGTACTGGTCGCACAATACGCCGCCGAGGATCGGTCCGGCGATTGGCGCAATCAGGGTAGTCATGGCCCACAGCCCGACCGCGGTAGGCGCTTTCTCCTTGGGGAAAACCCGCAGCAGCAAGGTCTGCGAGAGCGGGATCAGCGGGCCGCCGGCCAGCCCCTGGAATATGCGGAAGGCGATCAGCAGGCCCAGCGAGTTGGCCAGGCCGCACAAGGCCGAGAACACGCCGAACATGACCATCGAAGTGATGAACACCCGCACCGCGCCGAAGCGGTTGGCGAGCCAGCCGGTCAGCGGCACGGTGATCGCTTCCGCCACCGCGTACGAAGTGATGACGTAAGTGCCCTGGCTGGACGAGGCGCCCAGTGCGCCGGAGATGGTCGATACCGAGACGTTGGCGATGGTGGTGTCGAGCACCGCGATGAAGTTGGCGGCGGCCAGCAGCAGGCCGGCGCCGATCAGCTGCGCGCCGGCCAGGGGCTTGATCGGCAGTTCCGAAGAAGTGGATGACATGATCTGCTTTCTTGCTGCTTACATGGGCGAAGGCTGTGCGCTCTTGACGCCGCGCGTATCGATAGCCACTTCCATCGACAAGCCGACGCTCAAGGGTTTGGCGATCAGCTCCTTGCGGTCTATCGAAATCCGCACCGGCAGACGCTGCACCACCTTGATCCAGTTGCCGGTGGCGTTTTGCGCCGGAATCATGGCGAACGCCGAGCCGGTGCCGCCCGACAGGCCGACCACGGTACCGTGGTATTCGACCGAACCGCCGTAGATGTCGGCGCTCATGGTGACCGGTTGCCCCAGTTGCACCTGGGTCAGCTGGCCTTCCTTGAAATTGGCGTCGACGTGCATCGACTGGGTCGGGACCACCGTCATCAAGGCGGTGCCAGCTTGCACCCGCTGGCCGACCTGGACCTGGCGCCGCGCCACCACGCCGTCCACCGGTGCGCGCAATACGGTGCGCTCCAGGTCCAGCTTGGCCTGGTCGCGCTTGGCCCTGGCCAGTTCCACTTCAGGATTGGTGGCGACGGTGGTGTTGGCGGTTAGCACCGTGCTGGCTTGCTGCGCGCCGATGGTGGCGCTGCGGTTGCTTTTGGCTTGTATGGCGCCGGCTTCGGCGACTTTCATGTTGGCTTGCGCGGTCAGCAGAGCGGTGCGAGCGTTGGTCAGTTCTTCGCCGGAGACCGAACCTGACTTGGCCAGCGCTTCGCGCCGGTGCAGGTCGAGTTCGGCGCGCTGCAAGTCTGCTTGCGCCGACAGCACCTGGGCCGCGGCGCGGCTCTGCTCGGCATCGCGCGCCAGGACCTGGGCCGCCAGTCCGGCGTCGTTGGCGAAATAGCTCTGCACGCGGCGCTCGGAGCGATCGAGGTCGGCCTCGGCCTGCAGCAGCGCCAGCTTGGCGTCGCTGTTGTCGATCACGACCAGCACCTCGCCTTGTTTCACATATTGGGTGTCGACCACCTTGACGTCGGCGACGATGCCGTTGATGGCCGGCGTGATCTGGGAAATTTCAGCCTCGGTATACGCATTGTCGGTGCTGATGTAGCGCGAGCCGATGAAATGCCAGTAAGTGGCGTAGGAAAGGCCGCCGAGCAGGATGACGCCGCCCAGGATGGCGAATAGTTTCTTGCGTTTTTTGGTGGTGGCCGCCTGTTCTGCCTGCTCTGCCTTGAGAGCGGCTTCACTGGATGCGAGTTCTTGGACTGCCTGGGAATCGGAATGTGACATGTTGTTCTTACCTATTGAGTTTGATCAGATTGCAGCCTGGCGATAACCGCCGCCCAGCGCCCGTACCAGTTGCACGTCCAGCGCGAACATGCGTGAACGCAGCGTCGACAGGTCGCGCTGGTTGGTGAGCAGGGTGTCTTGCGCGTTGAGCACGTCGAGGTAGGTCGCCAGTCCGCCCTCGTAGCGGTTCTGGGCGATCTGGGCTGCGGCAGCAGCGGCGTCGACCGCTTCCTGCGTCTTGCCCAGGCGTCCCGACAAGGCTTTTTCGCTGACGGCGGCGTCGGCGACGTCTTGCAATGCCTGCGTCACGGCGCTGTCGTAGTTGGCCACCGCTTCGTCATAGCTGGCGCTGGCCTGGCGATACTGGCCGCGCAGGCGGCCGCCCTCGAAGATCGGCAGCGAGATGGCCGGGCCGATGCTGCCGATGTCGGAGCCGGCCTTGGTCAGCATGCCCAGTCCCAGCGATTGGAAGCCGAGGTAGGCAGTCAGGTTCACGTTCGGATAGAACTGCGCCTTGGCGACCTTGATCTGCTTGGCCGCGGCTTCGGCGCGCAGGCGCGCGGCCACCACGTCCGGCCGCCGGCCGAGCAGGTTCACGGGCAACTGCGACGGCAAGGCAAACGGCTTGGACAGGTCGAGCACCGGCCGCTGCAACGACAAGCCGCGGTCCGGTCCGGCGCCGAGCAGCGCGGCCAGCTTGTTGCGCTGCAGGGCGATCGATTCGTCCAGGCTCAGCAGGTCGGCTTCGGCGCTGGCTTTGCGCGCCACTACCTGCTTGACGCTGCCCAGCGTCTCCAGGCCGTTGAGGCGGCGCTGTTCAAACAGGTCCAGCGTCTGTATCCGCACCTGCAGCGCTTCTTGCGCCGTATCGTGCTGGCTCAGCAGGCGTTCGAATTCGGCGTAGGCGGCGGCGATCGAAGTCGCCAGCGTGATCTTGGCCTGGGCGGCGTCGGCCCTGGCGGCTTCCAGGTCGGAAGTGGCGGCGGCCAGCGCGGCGCGGTTCTTGCCCCAGAAATCGATTTCATAACTGAGGTTGAGCGTGGCCTGGCCTTCGAAGTTGTAGTTCTGCGGCACGAACTCCGGCGGCACGCCGTTGTTGTAGCTTTGCTTCATGTAGTCAGCCGAGGCATTCGCGCTGACTTGCGGCAGCAGGGCGGCGCCTTGCTGCTGGGCCACGCCCTGCGCTTTCAGCAGGCGCGCCTGGGCTGCCGCCAGCGACGGCGCGCCCTTCAAGCCTTCGGCGATCAGTGTGTCGAGTTGCCGGTCGCCGTAAATCGCCCACCAGTTGTCGTCCGGCCAGCTGACGGCATTGCCAGCCAGCTGGCCGGTTTGATAACTGCTGATGTCCTTGGGCACGGCGCGCGGGCCGATTTCGGAAAACGGCGCGC
Coding sequences within it:
- a CDS encoding MarR family transcriptional regulator; translation: MATLTHLRQQRQSAAGLDALMEHAHGAILDALNRELQVLDITAAQYVIIVNLANSRTESIAALCKLLAYDPGAMTRMVRRLERKGLVTRLRSPRNSRAITLELTAAGWSIYPKLIECITHVLDQLLADFSQDETSKLKELLHKLLSKI
- a CDS encoding patatin-like phospholipase family protein translates to MQNKIMTLALQGGGSHGAFTWGALDRLLEDPRIEIEGISGASAGAMNAVAMSYGLAIGGRDGARQALADFWDSVSTRDLYSFMRPDALSEAGIASQATSSALLKHMFSVTRMFSPYQLNPFDLNPLRDILGKQIDFERLQAEGKVKLFIAATQVSTGRLRIFRNDDLTQDALLASACLPSMHHAVEIDGEAYWDGGLTANPPIFPLLHLCNSPDVLAVLLHPFRRPLTPTGTDEIGQRLSEISFSSTFFTELGGLALAKRETEADPKARGKMHDRLKELRIHVIDSDALMSQLSSASKLNTKASFIHALRDAGRARAELWLTEKFSGADLQSNFDLDQFLA
- a CDS encoding HlyD family efflux transporter periplasmic adaptor subunit, encoding MSHSDSQAVQELASSEAALKAEQAEQAATTKKRKKLFAILGGVILLGGLSYATYWHFIGSRYISTDNAYTEAEISQITPAINGIVADVKVVDTQYVKQGEVLVVIDNSDAKLALLQAEADLDRSERRVQSYFANDAGLAAQVLARDAEQSRAAAQVLSAQADLQRAELDLHRREALAKSGSVSGEELTNARTALLTAQANMKVAEAGAIQAKSNRSATIGAQQASTVLTANTTVATNPEVELARAKRDQAKLDLERTVLRAPVDGVVARRQVQVGQRVQAGTALMTVVPTQSMHVDANFKEGQLTQVQLGQPVTMSADIYGGSVEYHGTVVGLSGGTGSAFAMIPAQNATGNWIKVVQRLPVRISIDRKELIAKPLSVGLSMEVAIDTRGVKSAQPSPM
- the eat gene encoding ethanolamine permease, which encodes MNAKTGSGASAAPALKQTLGTIQLWGIAVGLVISGEYFGWSYGWASAGTLGFTVTALFIAAMYTAFIFSFTELTTSIPHAGGPFAYSKKAFGPLGGYFAGAATLIEFVFAPPAIALAIGAYLNVQFPSLDPKTAAVGAYVVFMALNIVGVQIAAMFELCVTLLAIFELLVFMGVVSPGFSIAHFTKGGWSGQDNFSLASIPGMFAAIPFAIWFFLAIEGVAMAAEEAKDPKRSIPIAYITGIITLVLLAIGVMVFAGGAGDWTKLANINDPLPQAMKLIVGEHSSWLHMLVWLGLFGLIASFHGIILGYSRQIFALARDGYLPGYFAKIHPRFQTPHRAILAGGVIGIAAIYSDQLITLGGQTLTANIVTMSVFGAITMYIISMLSLFRLRRSAPDMARPFRAPFYPWFPAFALVGACVCMATMIYYNALIFGIFAAFLACGYAVFLMTKNSRGTEQSAYDVV
- a CDS encoding DUF779 domain-containing protein yields the protein MPAIPARVSATGAALEFLQQLRQKHGPLMFFQSGGCCDGSSPMCYAIGDFQVGDADVYLGDLDGTPFYIGADQFEYWKHTQLIIDVVAGNGGMFSVDNGSGRRFLSRSRLFSDDEYALLAAAPLLLGEQAAE
- a CDS encoding alpha/beta fold hydrolase codes for the protein MKLSRSEFLALRGLRYHIRHWGRAGAPKIFMMHGWMDVSASFQFVVDCLQRDWHVIAPDWRGFGLTEGPPVESYWFPDYLADLDAILQHYSADAPVNLLGHSMGGYAVGLYAGTRPQRIKALINLEGFGGEHLSAELAPARYAKWLDQLIEAAALLSYPDLAAVAARLQKTNLRLDDQRAAFLAQHWSRQNDLGRWEILADPAHKIINPVLPRVEEMLACWRATTAPVLCVEAEFTNMWQWMGGKDVMRGEIDSRIAMLPHARTAVVANAGHMLHHDQPQALATLIEQFLLS
- the adh gene encoding aldehyde dehydrogenase, with translation MNLADISKLATRNPFKQRYDNFIGGKFVAPVKGEYFENVSPVIGKTFCEIARSGAEDIELALDAAHAAKAAWGKTSPAERANILNKIADRMEANLELLAIAETIDNGKPIRETTAADIPLAIDHFRYFAACIRAQEGSVATIDDQTYAYHFHEPLGVVGQIIPWNFPILMAVWKLAPALAAGNCVVLKPAEQTPASIMVWVELVQDLLPPGVLNIVNGFGLEAGKPLASSKRIAKIAFTGETTTGRLIMQYASQNIIPVTLELGGKSPNVFFADVMDQDDAFFDKCLEGFAMFALNQGEVCTCPSRALIQESIYERFMERALKRVKAIKQGNPLDSATMIGAQASQEQLEKILSYIDIGKQEGAKLLTGGVRKQLGGDFDAGYYVEPTVFEGNNKMRIFQEEIFGPVLSVTTFKDEEEALALANDTLYGLGAGLWTRDGSRAFRMGRGIQAGRVWTNCYHLYPAHAAFGGYKQSGIGRENHKMMLDHYQQTKNLLVSYSPNALGFF
- a CDS encoding DHA2 family efflux MFS transporter permease subunit, with product MSSTSSELPIKPLAGAQLIGAGLLLAAANFIAVLDTTIANVSVSTISGALGASSSQGTYVITSYAVAEAITVPLTGWLANRFGAVRVFITSMVMFGVFSALCGLANSLGLLIAFRIFQGLAGGPLIPLSQTLLLRVFPKEKAPTAVGLWAMTTLIAPIAGPILGGVLCDQYSWPYIFYINVPVALICGYLGWKMFKRYESSLVKVPIDKVGMGLMIVWVAALQLMLDQGKEKDWFASPEIMALALIAIIGFIAFLIWELTERNPVVDLRVFRHRGYSASVITICLAFGAFFGATVLTPLWLQGYMGYTATHSGQTTALSGILAVMTAPFVAKLSTKVDPRKLVCLGVLWLGSVTLLRSFNSTDMTTFQIGWPLLLQGIGMPLFFVPLTGLALSSVNFSETASAAGLMSFCRTMSGAIATSLVNTSWENKAIYYHAELSGLVDQAGNASNTLVQSGLSAEQARLSIEQTVQSQSIMLSTNHIFMMAALSFLLAATAVWFAPKPKRVADTSAAH